In the Sarcophilus harrisii chromosome 1, mSarHar1.11, whole genome shotgun sequence genome, one interval contains:
- the ABHD14B gene encoding protein ABHD14B isoform X1 has translation MADVRLSEGTISVQGQKLFFREARPAGGQAPRPAVLLLHGIRFSSETWLKLGTLERVAQAGYRAVGIDLPGLGHSKEASAPTAIGELAPSSFLQSVLEALELGSTVLVSPSLSGMYSLPFLTAPGSQLCGYVPVAPICTDKVSPADYGRVKTPTLIVYGDQDPMGESSLQHLKQLPNHQPACLTASVQLSTCLSAQRELALSGQVSVCLSVCLSLFPELQVHEKNQEK, from the exons ATGGCCGACGTCCGGCTGAGTGAAGGCACCATCTCCGTGCAGGGGCAGAAGCTCTTCTTCCGCGAGGCCCGGCCCGCCGGCGGGCAGGCTCCGCGCCCCGCTGTGCTCCTGCTCCACGGCATCCGCTTCTCCTCCGAGACGTGGCTCAAGCTGGGCACGCTGGAGCGAGTGGCCCAGGCGGGCTACCGGGCCGTGGGCATCGACCTGCCAG gtCTAGGACATTCCAAGGAAGCATCTGCCCCCACCGCCATCGGGGAGCTGGCCCCTAGCAGCTTTCTGCAGAGTGTGTTGGAGGCTCTGGAGCTGGGCTCCACGGTCTTGGTCAGCCCATCCCTCAGTGGGATGTATTCGCTGCCCTTCCTCACGGCCCCCGGCTCCCAGCTCTGTGGCTATGTGCCTGTTGCCCCCATCTGCACAGATAAAGTCAGCCCAGCTGACTATGGCCGTGTGAAG ACTCCCACCCTGATCGTGTATGGAGACCAGGATCCCATGGGGGAGTCAAGCCTCCAGCACCTGAAGCAGTTGCCTAACCACCAG cCGGCCTGTCTGACAGCCTCTGTCCAGCTCTCCACCTGCCTGTCTGCTCAAAGGGAGCTGGCTCTCTCGGGCCaggtctctgtctgtctgtctgtctgtctgtctctctttccagaACTTCAGGTgcatgagaagaatcaggagaaataA
- the ABHD14B gene encoding protein ABHD14B isoform X2, whose product MADVRLSEGTISVQGQKLFFREARPAGGQAPRPAVLLLHGIRFSSETWLKLGTLERVAQAGYRAVGIDLPGLGHSKEASAPTAIGELAPSSFLQSVLEALELGSTVLVSPSLSGMYSLPFLTAPGSQLCGYVPVAPICTDKVSPADYGRVKTPTLIVYGDQDPMGESSLQHLKQLPNHQVMVMKGAGHPCYLDRPDEWHSGLLDFLNGLS is encoded by the exons ATGGCCGACGTCCGGCTGAGTGAAGGCACCATCTCCGTGCAGGGGCAGAAGCTCTTCTTCCGCGAGGCCCGGCCCGCCGGCGGGCAGGCTCCGCGCCCCGCTGTGCTCCTGCTCCACGGCATCCGCTTCTCCTCCGAGACGTGGCTCAAGCTGGGCACGCTGGAGCGAGTGGCCCAGGCGGGCTACCGGGCCGTGGGCATCGACCTGCCAG gtCTAGGACATTCCAAGGAAGCATCTGCCCCCACCGCCATCGGGGAGCTGGCCCCTAGCAGCTTTCTGCAGAGTGTGTTGGAGGCTCTGGAGCTGGGCTCCACGGTCTTGGTCAGCCCATCCCTCAGTGGGATGTATTCGCTGCCCTTCCTCACGGCCCCCGGCTCCCAGCTCTGTGGCTATGTGCCTGTTGCCCCCATCTGCACAGATAAAGTCAGCCCAGCTGACTATGGCCGTGTGAAG ACTCCCACCCTGATCGTGTATGGAGACCAGGATCCCATGGGGGAGTCAAGCCTCCAGCACCTGAAGCAGTTGCCTAACCACCAGGTGATGGTGATGAAAGGCGCGGGACATCCCTGCTACCTGGACAGGCCCGATGAATGGCACTCTGGGCTGCTGGATTTCCTGAATGGGCTGTCCTGA
- the LOC116422249 gene encoding protein enabled homolog produces MRPPPALSPLSNTRSPSPVLSPPGYPRSFPLRPNIGCWNLVSPLSRTLAPPLPSPSILWPHPRHTLPPPSGPPQLPPPPPPPWLALPEAGPRLGRDGLPGRGELSALSLATCQPSLGQAAAAAARLCPRAGLRALQPAFAASARRARPPARGGAFRAVSGLPPARRRGHRQRRPPPRRWEARALACYGELRALGGPVWRTAAWPHSWAPLGQSLPAQVPQLEKNSSPSPPSDEVPAGRSFAQRPHYKRL; encoded by the coding sequence ATGCGCCCCCCCCCCGCTCTTTCCCCGCTCTCCAACACTCGCTCCCCCAGCCCGGTGCTGTCTCCCCCTGGCTACCCCCGGTCCTTTCCCCTCCGTCCCAATATCGGGTGCTGGAACCTGGTCTCCCCACTTTCCCGTACCCTGGCTCCGCCCCTACCGAGCCCCTCCATTTTGTGGCCTCACCCCCGTCACACCCTGCCCCCACCCTCTGGGCCCCCccagctcccccctcccccaccgccTCCTTGGCTCGCCCTCCCCGAGGCGGGCCCCAGGCTGGGCCGGGACGGGCTTCCTGGGAGAGGGGAGCTGTCTGCGCTGTCGCTGGCCACCTGCCAGCCCAGCCTGGGAcaagcagcagcggcggcggccaGGCTGTGCCCCAGAGCAGGACTGCGGGCCCTCCAGCCCGCGTTCGCAGCCTCGGCCCGCCGGGCCCGGCCGCCTGCACGGGGAGGGGCTTTCCGCGCCGTGAGCGGGCTCCCCCCTGCGAGGCGCCGGGGCCACAGGCAGCGCCGGCCCCCACCTAGGAGGTGGGAGGCCCGGGCCTTAGCCTGCTACGGAGAGCTGAGGGCCTTGGGGGGGCCGGTCTGGAGGACGGCCGCGTGGCCTCATAGCTGGGCGCCCTTGGGCCAGTCACTCCCAGCTCAGGTTCCTCAACTGGAAAAGAATAgcagcccctcccccccttcaGATGAGGTGCCAGCTGGGAGAAGCTTTGCCCAGCGCCCGCATTACAAGCGCTTATGA